A single genomic interval of Aureliella helgolandensis harbors:
- a CDS encoding DUF1501 domain-containing protein, with translation MDPRHELDLIESRRQFFTGGGLRLGALALAALTAQGTARAVGATSPQMNPPLEGFPNFAPRAKSIIYLHLNGGPSQIDTWDYKPGLNDYFDQDLPESIRKGQRITTMTSGQSRLPVAPSKFKFARHGECGRWVSELLPHTAKCVDDIALVKSVHTNAINHDPACTFVMTGSEVPGKASLGSWLAYGLGSESNDLPAFVVLTPSWSSTASAQALFTRMWSSGFLPTRFNGVALRSSGDPVLYLPNPPGVTRQDRRQMLDSLAVLNRHRHQQIGDPEIQTRIAQYEMAFRMQNSVPELTNWSSETESTLDMYGPDVHKPGTFAASALLARRLVERGVRVVQLLHRGWDQHGNIAHDLPAQCRDVDQATGALLQDLKQRGLLESTLVVCGGEFGRTVYCQGGLTRENYGRDHHPRCFPMWMAGGGAQGGVSVGETDEFSYNITERPVHINDFNATVLKCLGINHERFTFPFQGLDQRLTGVEPAHVIDELLS, from the coding sequence ATGGATCCCCGACACGAATTGGACCTTATCGAGTCACGACGTCAGTTTTTCACCGGTGGCGGTCTTCGACTCGGTGCGCTTGCCTTAGCGGCCCTCACTGCACAGGGTACTGCTCGCGCGGTAGGGGCCACTAGTCCACAGATGAATCCACCCTTGGAGGGCTTTCCGAACTTTGCGCCTCGCGCGAAGTCGATTATCTACCTGCACCTGAACGGCGGTCCATCGCAGATAGATACTTGGGATTACAAGCCCGGGCTCAACGATTACTTCGATCAAGACCTTCCCGAGTCTATTCGTAAGGGACAACGCATTACCACGATGACAAGCGGGCAAAGTCGCTTGCCCGTCGCTCCCAGCAAGTTCAAGTTCGCGCGGCATGGAGAATGTGGTCGGTGGGTAAGTGAATTGCTGCCGCATACTGCGAAGTGTGTGGATGACATCGCCCTGGTCAAGAGCGTGCACACCAATGCGATTAATCACGATCCGGCATGCACGTTTGTGATGACCGGGAGCGAGGTTCCAGGGAAGGCCAGCTTGGGTAGCTGGCTTGCCTACGGCCTGGGCAGTGAGAGCAATGATCTGCCTGCATTCGTCGTTCTAACGCCCAGTTGGTCCTCGACTGCATCGGCGCAGGCTCTGTTCACGCGAATGTGGAGCAGTGGCTTTCTTCCGACTCGATTCAACGGGGTAGCGCTCCGCAGTAGCGGCGACCCGGTCCTCTATCTCCCCAACCCACCCGGGGTAACCCGCCAAGATCGTCGCCAAATGCTCGATTCATTGGCCGTGCTGAATCGCCATCGTCACCAGCAGATCGGGGATCCTGAAATTCAGACTCGAATCGCCCAGTATGAAATGGCTTTTCGGATGCAAAATAGCGTACCGGAGTTGACCAATTGGTCGAGTGAAACCGAATCCACACTCGACATGTACGGGCCCGATGTCCATAAGCCCGGCACGTTTGCCGCCAGCGCGTTACTCGCTAGACGGCTCGTTGAGCGCGGAGTACGGGTCGTCCAGCTATTGCATCGCGGCTGGGATCAACATGGCAACATCGCGCACGATCTACCGGCGCAATGCCGAGACGTTGATCAAGCGACTGGCGCATTGCTGCAGGATCTGAAACAGCGTGGCCTGCTTGAGTCAACGTTGGTAGTCTGCGGTGGCGAATTCGGTCGTACCGTCTATTGCCAAGGTGGTTTGACTCGCGAGAACTATGGTCGTGACCATCATCCGCGTTGCTTCCCGATGTGGATGGCTGGTGGTGGAGCCCAGGGGGGAGTCAGTGTTGGGGAAACTGATGAGTTCAGCTACAACATTACGGAACGCCCCGTTCATATCAATGATTTCAATGCGACGGTTCTCAAATGCTTAGGTATCAATCACGAGCGGTTCACGTTCCCCTTCCAGGGGTTGGATCAACGATTGACCGGTGTGGAACCGGCTCACGTAATCGATGAATTGTTGAGCT